A window of the Triplophysa rosa linkage group LG23, Trosa_1v2, whole genome shotgun sequence genome harbors these coding sequences:
- the telo2 gene encoding telomere length regulation protein TEL2 homolog isoform X1 — translation MASAGSKVPVRLQAGSCLRTLSTSRDPREIANSLSTLTRFLENGEFTRLHYTHTLQALVSARSCQWFSSSSDDDEVRRPWHEFVFTGPPDQTLLVLLDTISSTDECAGLDRCVSVLEKFLSVGRLEALLWSRCKVGGVCSDSSQLTETVVGHLAALPSITSNRLHTKTPDAFLPQQYYPLLATNILCMLEKTCQALRDGQDCSLGFVAQLLGKVCMQGYSSFIFETLVPRLSSLTRTDPLWQRVIQKLLEKIPERCMESVITGLIFNLRGAAAVSRLMGNLVVTNKKAQFVLTYKLVLQQYQHPTRLLKSLLGYLALNAERRPLLKQVLQSVCQVWCNSSAIKHTCVEQQLYVSKALLLCVALLNLSEIEELREEMLQCMLGGVQCRLDSNIERIRRMGMVVGECLSHRLDMPGSQLKFKYEPDEEIIELKSLMESIPTKDSEESEPEHQSDDTSRLQPESETSLTQSVTSQSGRDSDSELDSDDDLTPYDMSADQEKKKSAPPRYVRDCLEALMSSNDAERVELSLQAAEGLLRKNVKATQEVSVQFCKVLLHLDDRYNTEGFQVLRQNAMVALTVTDTKPVVEYLTTEFYSLNYSLRQRLDVLEVLALSAQELSEPITNKHTGAQPIAAVAARDQSDDITHWRQIVETRIQSKTRRISKSATQMVKAVPNRYASVAGSFIFPLLRNYDRSQVTFDLLGTDHLVLGRLLHTLGLLMHLAVNAPVASQMGRALLDFVWAVRFHTDQMVRRGVMFAVCAVFLSMPSDTLLTDLSDDLMETRAWLADVAENDCDTDCRSLAVQGLILLDKNLTTQLQLPDVET, via the exons ATGGCATCCGCCGGTTCGAAGGTTCCGGTGCGGCTGCAGGCGGGCTCGTGCTTAAGGACACTCTCCACCTCACGAGACCCCCGAGAGATCGCAAACTCGCTCAGCACGCTCACACGTTTCCTGGAGAACGGCGAGTTCACGCGTCTGCACTACACGCACACTCTTCAGGCGTTGGTGAGCGCGAGAAGTTGTCAGTGGTTCAGCAGTTCaagtgatgatgatgaagtCAGGAGACCGTGGCACGAGTTTGTGTTCACAGGTCCACCGGACCAGACATTACTGGTTCTGCTGGACACCATCAGCTCCACAGA tgaatgTGCAGGTCTGGATcgatgtgtgtctgttttggagaaGTTCCTCTCTGTGGGTCGTCTTGAGGCTTTGTTGTGGTCCAGGTGTAAAGTGGGCGGAGTTTGTTCAGACTCCTCTCAGCTTACAGAGACTGTCGTTGGTCATCTTGCAGCTTTACCCTCCATCACATCGAACCGTCTCCACACAAAAACACCTGATGCCTTCTTACCACAACAATACTACCCACTGCTTGCTACCAACATACTCTGCATGCTCGAAAAGACGTGCCAGGCTCTcagag ATGGTCAAGACTGCTCTCTTGGGTTTGTGGCTCAGCTGTTGGGAAAAGTTTGTATGCAAGGATACAGCt CATTTATTTTCGAGACGTTGGTACCTCGGCTTTCTTCCCTGACCCGCACGGACCCATTGTGGCAGCGCGTGATACAGAAACTCCTGGAGAAAATTCCAGAACGGTGCATGGAGTCTGTCATCACAGGACTCATATTCAACCTCAGGGG GGCAGCTGCAGTTTCCAGGCTGATGGGAAATCTGGTTGTAACAAATAAGAAAGCTCAGTTTGTTCTCACTTATAAGCTTGTGTTACAGCAGTATCAGCACCCG ACACGGCTGTTGAAATCTCTTCTTGGTTATTTGGCTCTGAATGCGGAACGCCGTCCACTGCTTAAACAG gtacTGCAGAGTGTGTGTCAGGTGTGGTGTAACAGCAGTGCTATAAAACACACGTGTGTTGAACAACAGCTGTATGTCAGCAAGGCTTTACTGCTGTGTGTGGCTTTACTCAACCTTTCAGAGATAGAGGAGCTACGAGAag AGatgctgcagtgcatgctgggaggtGTTCAGTGTCGACTGGACAGCAATATTGAACGCATACGTCGGATGGGCATGGTGGTGGGCGAGTGTCTTAGTCACAGATTGGATATGCCAGGCTCACAGTTAAAATTCAAG tATGAGCCAGATGAGGAGATTATAGAGCTGAAGTCACTCATGGAGTCTATTCCTACTAAAGACAGTGAGGAGTCTGAACCTGAACATCAATCTGATGACACCAGcag ACTTCAGCCAGAGTCCGAGACTAGTTTGACACAGTCAGTGACATCACAGTCTGGGCGTGACAGTGATTCAGAGTTGGACAG TGATGATGATCTAACACCATATGACATGTCAGCTGATCAAGAGAAGAAGAAATCAGCTCCACCCCGTTACGTCCGAGACTGTCTGGAAG CTTTGATGTCATCTAATGATGCTGAAAGAGTGGAGCTCAGTCTCCAGGCGGCTGAAGGTCTTTTGAGGAAGAACGTGAAAGCCACGCAAGAG GTGAGCGTCCAGTTCTGTAAGGTGCTGTTACACCTGGACGACAGGTACAACACGGAAGGTTTCCAGGTGCTGCGGCAGAACGCCATGGTGGCTCTCACGGTTACAGATACCAAACCG GTGGTGGAGTATTTGACTACAGAGTTTTATTCACTAAACTACAGTCTGAGACAGAGACTGGACGTTCTGGAG GTCTTGGCCCTCTCTGCCCAAGAATTGTCTGAGCCAATCACAAACAAGCACACTGGAGCTCAGCCAATCGCTGCTGTAGCGGCCCGGGATCAatctgatgacatcacacactGGCGGCAGATTGTTGAGACGCGGATTCAGAGCAAAACAAGACGCATAAGCAAG AGTGCGACTCAGATGGTTAAAGCAGTTCCCAACCGGTACGCTTCAGTAGCCGGATCTTTCATCTTCCCTCTGCTCAGAAACTACGACAG GTCGcaggtgacctttgacctcctgGGGACGGATCATTTGGTGTTAGGAAGGTTGCTGCACACACTTGGACTTCTCATGCACTTGGCCGTCAACGCCCCg gtTGCCTCTCAGATGGGCAGAGCTCTACTGGACTTTGTGTGGGCTGTGCGTTTCCATACTGACCA GATGGTGAGAAGAGGCGTTATGTTTGCAGTGTGTGCTGTGTTTCTGAGCATGCCCAGTGACACCTTACTGACGGACCTCAGCGATGACCTGATGGAGACCCGAGCTTGGCTAGCAG ATGTGGCAGAGAATGATTGTGACACAGACTGCAGGAGTTTGGCTGTACAGGGTTTAATACTGCTGGACAAAAACCTTACAACTCAACTACAGCTACCAGATGTGGAAACCtga
- the telo2 gene encoding telomere length regulation protein TEL2 homolog isoform X2, producing MMMKSGDRGTSLCSQVHRTRHYWFCWTPSAPQTLPSITSNRLHTKTPDAFLPQQYYPLLATNILCMLEKTCQALRDGQDCSLGFVAQLLGKVCMQGYSSFIFETLVPRLSSLTRTDPLWQRVIQKLLEKIPERCMESVITGLIFNLRGAAAVSRLMGNLVVTNKKAQFVLTYKLVLQQYQHPTRLLKSLLGYLALNAERRPLLKQVLQSVCQVWCNSSAIKHTCVEQQLYVSKALLLCVALLNLSEIEELREEMLQCMLGGVQCRLDSNIERIRRMGMVVGECLSHRLDMPGSQLKFKYEPDEEIIELKSLMESIPTKDSEESEPEHQSDDTSRLQPESETSLTQSVTSQSGRDSDSELDSDDDLTPYDMSADQEKKKSAPPRYVRDCLEALMSSNDAERVELSLQAAEGLLRKNVKATQEVSVQFCKVLLHLDDRYNTEGFQVLRQNAMVALTVTDTKPVVEYLTTEFYSLNYSLRQRLDVLEVLALSAQELSEPITNKHTGAQPIAAVAARDQSDDITHWRQIVETRIQSKTRRISKSATQMVKAVPNRYASVAGSFIFPLLRNYDRSQVTFDLLGTDHLVLGRLLHTLGLLMHLAVNAPVASQMGRALLDFVWAVRFHTDQMVRRGVMFAVCAVFLSMPSDTLLTDLSDDLMETRAWLADVAENDCDTDCRSLAVQGLILLDKNLTTQLQLPDVET from the exons atgatgatgaagtCAGGAGACCGTGGCACGAGTTTGTGTTCACAGGTCCACCGGACCAGACATTACTGGTTCTGCTGGACACCATCAGCTCCACAGA CTTTACCCTCCATCACATCGAACCGTCTCCACACAAAAACACCTGATGCCTTCTTACCACAACAATACTACCCACTGCTTGCTACCAACATACTCTGCATGCTCGAAAAGACGTGCCAGGCTCTcagag ATGGTCAAGACTGCTCTCTTGGGTTTGTGGCTCAGCTGTTGGGAAAAGTTTGTATGCAAGGATACAGCt CATTTATTTTCGAGACGTTGGTACCTCGGCTTTCTTCCCTGACCCGCACGGACCCATTGTGGCAGCGCGTGATACAGAAACTCCTGGAGAAAATTCCAGAACGGTGCATGGAGTCTGTCATCACAGGACTCATATTCAACCTCAGGGG GGCAGCTGCAGTTTCCAGGCTGATGGGAAATCTGGTTGTAACAAATAAGAAAGCTCAGTTTGTTCTCACTTATAAGCTTGTGTTACAGCAGTATCAGCACCCG ACACGGCTGTTGAAATCTCTTCTTGGTTATTTGGCTCTGAATGCGGAACGCCGTCCACTGCTTAAACAG gtacTGCAGAGTGTGTGTCAGGTGTGGTGTAACAGCAGTGCTATAAAACACACGTGTGTTGAACAACAGCTGTATGTCAGCAAGGCTTTACTGCTGTGTGTGGCTTTACTCAACCTTTCAGAGATAGAGGAGCTACGAGAag AGatgctgcagtgcatgctgggaggtGTTCAGTGTCGACTGGACAGCAATATTGAACGCATACGTCGGATGGGCATGGTGGTGGGCGAGTGTCTTAGTCACAGATTGGATATGCCAGGCTCACAGTTAAAATTCAAG tATGAGCCAGATGAGGAGATTATAGAGCTGAAGTCACTCATGGAGTCTATTCCTACTAAAGACAGTGAGGAGTCTGAACCTGAACATCAATCTGATGACACCAGcag ACTTCAGCCAGAGTCCGAGACTAGTTTGACACAGTCAGTGACATCACAGTCTGGGCGTGACAGTGATTCAGAGTTGGACAG TGATGATGATCTAACACCATATGACATGTCAGCTGATCAAGAGAAGAAGAAATCAGCTCCACCCCGTTACGTCCGAGACTGTCTGGAAG CTTTGATGTCATCTAATGATGCTGAAAGAGTGGAGCTCAGTCTCCAGGCGGCTGAAGGTCTTTTGAGGAAGAACGTGAAAGCCACGCAAGAG GTGAGCGTCCAGTTCTGTAAGGTGCTGTTACACCTGGACGACAGGTACAACACGGAAGGTTTCCAGGTGCTGCGGCAGAACGCCATGGTGGCTCTCACGGTTACAGATACCAAACCG GTGGTGGAGTATTTGACTACAGAGTTTTATTCACTAAACTACAGTCTGAGACAGAGACTGGACGTTCTGGAG GTCTTGGCCCTCTCTGCCCAAGAATTGTCTGAGCCAATCACAAACAAGCACACTGGAGCTCAGCCAATCGCTGCTGTAGCGGCCCGGGATCAatctgatgacatcacacactGGCGGCAGATTGTTGAGACGCGGATTCAGAGCAAAACAAGACGCATAAGCAAG AGTGCGACTCAGATGGTTAAAGCAGTTCCCAACCGGTACGCTTCAGTAGCCGGATCTTTCATCTTCCCTCTGCTCAGAAACTACGACAG GTCGcaggtgacctttgacctcctgGGGACGGATCATTTGGTGTTAGGAAGGTTGCTGCACACACTTGGACTTCTCATGCACTTGGCCGTCAACGCCCCg gtTGCCTCTCAGATGGGCAGAGCTCTACTGGACTTTGTGTGGGCTGTGCGTTTCCATACTGACCA GATGGTGAGAAGAGGCGTTATGTTTGCAGTGTGTGCTGTGTTTCTGAGCATGCCCAGTGACACCTTACTGACGGACCTCAGCGATGACCTGATGGAGACCCGAGCTTGGCTAGCAG ATGTGGCAGAGAATGATTGTGACACAGACTGCAGGAGTTTGGCTGTACAGGGTTTAATACTGCTGGACAAAAACCTTACAACTCAACTACAGCTACCAGATGTGGAAACCtga